The window ATCATTGCCCACAACGGCAACAAGCCGCACATCATCACAAAAGAAACGGGACGCCAACGAAATATAGGTTGCACTGCCTCCAAGCACCTGCTCGGCAGATCCTGCTGGCGTTTCAATAGAATCAAACGCAACAGTGCCTACTGCTAAAATACTCATACCATCTTAAATTTAATGAACCGGAGAGCCGCGTAATTATACACAAACAAGTGCTTATTAATAGCGCGTTCTGATCCAATCGCTAATCCGCTTGAATACAAATGCACTGAAAACTGTTTTTGCAGATTGTAAAAGCGATTCATACAGCGACGAAGCTTCCCCTTTCTGCTTTTTGATCGTTTTCGATAGATCAGTTGCAGCTACCTGCAAAGAATCGGCAGCGCGTTCTGCAGCATCGGAGAATGAGGAGATGATCTCACCAGTCTTCTCGTTGGCTACGTGTCCAAGATCACCTGCACGCTGGTTGATCAAATCGCCCAATGAGCCGGCGCGGTCATATATAGAGCCCCGCGTGGATCGAACACGGTCGGCCATCTGTTCACCTGCAGCGGCAGCTTGTGCTGAAAACCGGTCTACGGTATCTCCCGCAAATTGACGAGCAGAATTGGTCAGATAGCTCGATTTCTGCCGCGCGCGCTGTGATAAGCTAGGCGGCGGGGGCGGTTCCAGCGCCTTGGTTAGGGCCCGGCCTACAACCATGCCGGCGCCAACAGCCATCAGGAAAGCGAGTCCGGGATTGTCTTTCACCCAGGTTTTGGCTGCGTCACCTGCTTCTTCGAGGTCAATTTTATTAATTTCGCTCCGGAGCCGATCACTTGTCTGTTTGAGATCTACTCGTGCCTGTTCGTATGCCTCACGTAATTCGTTGAGCATTTCGCCAGTTTCCTGTGCATCGGATGCTTCAGCGGTCGGCTGTTCTGCGGCTGGTTCTTGTTTTTTTGCCATAGCGATAGTCTATGCGCCCCCTTTCGGAGAATTTGATCGATAAATAGGTGTTATTTTTAGCGTAGGTCTTTTATATTAAGGACTTACAAACTTGCTAATCCTTTTCAGGCCAATTAAGGTATTATCGGCGCAACAGGACTCCAATGAATACCCCGAATCCGAATCCACTCAACATGGCGGCCGTCTGGTTCTCTTCGATCCAATCTTTGGCCTGTTCTACGAGATCCGCATATTCTCCATTAATCGTATGATCTGTGCCGTTTTTATAGGGTTCACCGGCATGAAGGTCGCCGGCGCCATTTGATTCGCCATACAGATTTTTCTCAGAAGATGCGGTGCCCGATTTTGATTTTGCCATCTTTGCCTGTCTCAGGTTGAATGCGACTTTTTCTTATGTCCGGTTTCTTAAATCCAGTGTCTTTTGTTCGTACCCTGCCCGGCAGCCCACAGTTCACCACACTCAGGTGTAGGTGCTGTCTGGGATGCCTTTGGTACCACTAAATAATAATAATTATGCTGCAGCCTCAACCCGGCGACTATGTGACAAGATCCAGGACATGCAATTTAAGCTATCATCTGCACGTTTTAGGCATGAGAATAGTTTATGATTTGGTTCATCACAAGTTTGCGACGAAAACATTTAACGCCTTATAAACGTTGAGTCTACCCATCTTCAACCATTCATTGCCCAAATGGATGCATCCCTTAAATTCATTTATGGCTAAAATCTCTCGAAACGTTTTTCTGGCTCTTTTGCTGATGTTTGGCGGCCTGAGTCAGCCGGCAGCTGCGCAGATGCCTCCCGAGAACGGTGACCGGGTTTTTGCAGAAGCATTCAAACTGCATACCGATCAGTTGTTTGAACAGGCCAATCATGCGTTTGATAAATTTCGCCGACAATACCCGCAGCACATCAACGCACCGGAAGCGCTGTATTATCAGGCGGAGTCTTCGCTGGTTGTTGGCCGCGAAGAGGAAGCTGTGCATTTATTCAGCCAGTTTCAAGATCTATACCCTTCTCATCCCCTTGCGTTTGAAGCCCGGCTGGCCCTCGGCAAATACTACTACGCTGCCGGCCAGCACGACAAAGCCATTAACACCCTGGCCCGTGTTGTCCAGAAAAACCCACCCGACGAAGTTGCTGCGCGCGCACTCTATTGGATGGGCGAGTCAGCGCTGAATCTCAACAACCTCGCAGAAGCCGTTGGGTACTTCGAACGGGCAGCCATTGAATACCCGGAAACAACCACTGCACCAATCGCCCTGTATGCCGTTGCAGCAACACAGGTGCGCCAGGAAAACCCGGAAGCCGCTGTTCGGTTTTTCGAACTGCTCTCTGCGCGCTACCCGCAGTCTCCCTATACGCAGAACCTCGGATTAACGCTTGCTGAAGTGTATTACGAATTGGGCGACTACCGCCGGTCTATCGATGAAGTGAAACGCCGGCTACCCAACCTGAGCGGCCCCGCACTCGACCGCGCAAACTTCCTGCTGGCTGAATCGCACAACCAGCTCCGCGAAAGCGACCAGGCCATTGTCTATTACAGACGCTTCACGGAAAACAACGCTGACAGTCCGTTTTACCGCAACGCCCTTTATGGCCTCGCATGGAATTACCACTCGGAAGGTGCCTACCAGTGGGCAGCTGAGCATTTTGGGCAAGTGCTCCAGCAGCGCCAGAAAGACGAACTTGCAGCCAACGCTGCATACTACCGCGCCGTTAACACCAAACTGGCAGGCCAGCCTTTCGAAGCGCTGAACATGTATAAAGATGCAGCCGCCCAGTATCCCAAGAACGAAATCTCGGACCAGATCATGTTTGAGCTCGGGATGACGGCGTATGAGTTACGCAGGTGGGAAGAAGCCCGCGATGCGTTCACCCGCGTGATCAATGAATTCCCGGCATCCAACCGCCGCGGCCAGGCATTTTTCCGGCGCGGCAGTTCGTTTATTGCGCTCGGTGATTTTGACGCAGCGCTGAGTAATTTTGACCGGGCCATCGCGCTTGACGCAGCACCGGCTTCGCTCAAGCAGGAAGTTATTTTCCAGAAAGCCTGGCTGCAATACCGCAGCGGCAATTATTCAGCGTCAGCGCCAGCATTCATGGAGCTGTTTCAGAAAAACGCGTCCACCGAAGTTGGCGGCGAAGCCCTCTTCTGGGCAGCAGAGAGCTACCATCAGTTAGGTGACCTCCTGCGCGCTTCGCAGCTTTTCCGGCAATACCTCCGCGGCTACAGCGGCGGCAAACAAGCTGACGCTGCACACTATGCCCTTGGCTGGACACACTTCAAACAGGGCAACTACGAATCAGCCATCGGTGAATTCCGGCAATTCCTCAGTCAATACAGAAATGTAGACGAGTTTGTCCCCTACCGGACCGACGCCCTGCTCCGCATGGCCGACAGCTACTATGCACTCAAGCGTTACCCGGAAGCCATCCAAACCTACGCCCGTATCGGCGGCGAAGATGGCAACGACTACGCCCTCTACCAGGTTGGACAGGCCTATTATAACGCCGGTGAAGGATTTGAAGCAATTACCACGTTCCGCCGGCTCCTGCGCGACTTCCCTGAAAGTGACTGGGTTGAAGAATCACAATACAACCTCGGCTACTTGTATTTCCAGAACCAGAATTACCAGGAAGCCATTGGCGAATACCAGAAACTGATTCGGGATTATCCGAGGGACCCGCTTGCAGCCAAAGCCCAGTATGGCATTGGCGACGCACAGTTTAATGCCGGCAACATGGAAGAGGCGGTCGAATCTTACCGCACCGTGCTCCAGCAATATCCTAACAGCCCGTTTTCTTCTGATGCAGCAGCCGGCATCCAGACGGCGCTCATTGTTTTGGGTGATGAAGAACGCGCCAGCGAAATCATCGAATCGTTTGCCGGCGACAGCAACTCAAACGCCCTTGCAGATGAAATGCGATTCCGCCAGGCAGAAGTGAAATATCAGACCGGCCAGATTGACGAAGCGTTGCTCGACTTCCAGCGGTTTGTCCGTAATTCCGAAAATACGCAACTCCTCCCTGATGCGTACTTCTATCTGGGTTCAATTTTCTCCGAGCGTAACCGTCCCCAGGAAGCAGAGGCATACCTCAAACGTATCGTCACCCGCCACCCGCAGAGCCCGCGTAACGCCGACGCTACACGGAAGCTGGGCGACTTGCTCCTCGCACAAAACAGAAGCCAGGAAGCGCTAGACACCTTCCAAAGCCTGGAAGGGTTGCAAGCAGATAACCCACAAGTGGTTGGGGAAGCGCGCTACGGCCAGGCCAAAGCGCTCTTGCAACTGGGCCGACAGGCAGAAGCGGAGCGGTTGCTCAATGAATTGACACAAGCCGGCGGCGATCCGTCACAGCTGGGGCCAGTCCAGTTGGGCCTTGCCCGCGTTTACGAAAGTGAAGGCCGCACCCAGGATGCCGTCAACATGTACCGGAATGTTGTTGATCAAAACCTCGATGCAACAGGTGCTGAAGCGCTGTACCGTCTCGGACAATTGCTGGTCAACCAGGGACAAGATCGGGCTGCACTCGAAGAGCTTGGCCGCATGTCGGTGCTCTATGCCGGCTACTCCGACTGGGTTGCCCAGGGCTACCTGGCACAGGCCACAGCATTCCGTAATCTGGGCCAGCGCGGTGACGCCCTGCAGCTCTACAATCGCATCATAGAAGAATACAGTGGTACAACGTTCGCAGATTTGGCAGCAAAAGAGAAGGCTTCGCTCTAATTCTATGAAATACTCAAAATCCCTTTTGCCGTACGCGTTATTGATCGCAGCATGTTTGCTGGCGAACCTGACTGCAATTGCACCAGCTCTTGCGCAGCAGCGTGACACAACCGGTACCCTGCTCCCCGACATTTCGCCCCGCGAAGTTGAAATCCGTGGCGAATTGCAGATTGCGTTTCCTTCCCTGATTCGGCAGCCGCTCATCGGCTTCAACCCGCCACCACGCGTGCCGGAGTTGCCAGAAGGCCGCATGCCTTTTATCGAGGACTACAAACTCGCAAGTGCCGACTTGCCCAATACACCGCTCGGCCAACCCGATCCGCCTTCTGTAAGCTCGCTTGGCGACTTGCAGCCTTTGCGCGGTGAATTTGAAGCCAGCGCCGGCCGATACCTGAGCCGCATTATCCGTGCGCGCTTGAGTGCTTCAATAAATCGGAATAGCGCGCTCTACAGCCGGATCGACTACCAGGGCACAGAAGGGTACTTTCTCGAAGACGATTCGAGATTTCCCGACCTGAGAAACCCGTTTGATGGCCTGTATGCCGTGCTCGGTTACCAGTCAGTTGGCGCCAGAAGAGGCTGGGGTATTGAGTTAGACGGCAACGTCGATTCGTACACCCTCTTCGGCACCAACATTCTCGAGAACGATTCTATTTCTTCACAAGTAGTACTTCCAGACCGCAACGGCCTTGCCGGCAATGCTGAGTTCTGGATCCGTTCGCAAGGTGAAGCGGCAGTTGACGCAGAATTCCGTCTCAAATATGGCGGCACGCGGTATCAAACTGATTTATTTGACAACGCACTCAACGCCTTGCCGCGGCTGGATCAAAAAGAGAAACGTCTCACAAGTGTATTCAATCTGGGCGTCCCGTTTAGCATTGGCGATTTCCTGGTACGTACGGAAGTCTCTGGCGCTGGTCTGGATGACGAATCAGTTTTTGACTTCTCAACCTACTATCTGAACGTCGGCTCGGGCTTCAAAGTAGTCTTCAGTCCAACGTTCAATATCCAGCTTTTGGGCCGCTACCTCGGTACCTCATTCATCGATGGCGGGCAAGACGAATTCCGTAGCTACCTGAGTGCTGATGCACAGTTGAATCTGTACCCGGCACCGGGCGTTTCTATTTTTGCCAGAAATACCCCGGGACTCGACCGCAACACAATGTGGGAAGTCTTCCGGCAGAAC is drawn from Bacteroidota bacterium and contains these coding sequences:
- a CDS encoding tetratricopeptide repeat protein, translating into MAKISRNVFLALLLMFGGLSQPAAAQMPPENGDRVFAEAFKLHTDQLFEQANHAFDKFRRQYPQHINAPEALYYQAESSLVVGREEEAVHLFSQFQDLYPSHPLAFEARLALGKYYYAAGQHDKAINTLARVVQKNPPDEVAARALYWMGESALNLNNLAEAVGYFERAAIEYPETTTAPIALYAVAATQVRQENPEAAVRFFELLSARYPQSPYTQNLGLTLAEVYYELGDYRRSIDEVKRRLPNLSGPALDRANFLLAESHNQLRESDQAIVYYRRFTENNADSPFYRNALYGLAWNYHSEGAYQWAAEHFGQVLQQRQKDELAANAAYYRAVNTKLAGQPFEALNMYKDAAAQYPKNEISDQIMFELGMTAYELRRWEEARDAFTRVINEFPASNRRGQAFFRRGSSFIALGDFDAALSNFDRAIALDAAPASLKQEVIFQKAWLQYRSGNYSASAPAFMELFQKNASTEVGGEALFWAAESYHQLGDLLRASQLFRQYLRGYSGGKQADAAHYALGWTHFKQGNYESAIGEFRQFLSQYRNVDEFVPYRTDALLRMADSYYALKRYPEAIQTYARIGGEDGNDYALYQVGQAYYNAGEGFEAITTFRRLLRDFPESDWVEESQYNLGYLYFQNQNYQEAIGEYQKLIRDYPRDPLAAKAQYGIGDAQFNAGNMEEAVESYRTVLQQYPNSPFSSDAAAGIQTALIVLGDEERASEIIESFAGDSNSNALADEMRFRQAEVKYQTGQIDEALLDFQRFVRNSENTQLLPDAYFYLGSIFSERNRPQEAEAYLKRIVTRHPQSPRNADATRKLGDLLLAQNRSQEALDTFQSLEGLQADNPQVVGEARYGQAKALLQLGRQAEAERLLNELTQAGGDPSQLGPVQLGLARVYESEGRTQDAVNMYRNVVDQNLDATGAEALYRLGQLLVNQGQDRAALEELGRMSVLYAGYSDWVAQGYLAQATAFRNLGQRGDALQLYNRIIEEYSGTTFADLAAKEKASL